In one Arenibacter antarcticus genomic region, the following are encoded:
- a CDS encoding AlpA family transcriptional regulator, with translation MEEQEKVVDLLTDIKGLLSHNKKTMNVEDLALYTGLSKSKIYKLTQLKLIPMGNNPHIRQKFFDKDAIDAWLLGEPHLSDETLEHQFNESLLKNRK, from the coding sequence ATGGAAGAACAAGAAAAAGTGGTGGACCTCTTAACGGATATCAAGGGCCTACTTTCCCACAACAAGAAAACAATGAACGTGGAAGACCTGGCACTGTATACAGGACTCTCCAAAAGCAAGATCTACAAACTGACCCAACTAAAGTTGATCCCCATGGGCAACAATCCCCATATCCGTCAGAAATTCTTTGACAAAGATGCCATTGACGCTTGGCTATTGGGGGAACCCCATCTTTCTGATGAGACCTTGGAGCACCAGTTCAATGAGTCCCTGTTGAAGAACAGGAAATAA